One genomic segment of [Phormidium] sp. ETS-05 includes these proteins:
- a CDS encoding B12-binding domain-containing radical SAM protein, translating into MRVKMILPALTEAISPHWRPIKYSLFPPLGLATLAAFFPADAEITIQDEHVEKLDLEDEPDLVVIQVYITSAYRAYELADYYRQKGVYVVLGGLYVTALPEEAATHADTIFLGSGEDTWPQFLADWQAVNPGKVYASKIRSLIGVPPIRRDLIKRHLYLVPNSIVVSRGCPHHCDFCYKESFFEGGKSFYTQSVDDALAEIDRLSGRHLFFLDDHLFGDARFAAALFDGMMGMGRVWQAAGTVHSVMQPGLLEKAVASGLRSLFVGFETLNGDNLRSQHKYHNLNRDYAAAIRRLHDMGVMINGSFVFGMDEDDETVFDRTIAWAVKNGIETATFHIMTPYPGTALYQRLAAAGRITNSNWNLYDTRHVVYQPAKMTAAALESGYWQAYKDFYRWGSIFQSAWTKETWEGRGRHLIYAGGWKKFEPLWDMIIRAEQVAKVRPMLESVLQGFRQESARPNPASAGGLETGFLH; encoded by the coding sequence ATGAGAGTAAAAATGATTTTGCCCGCACTGACGGAAGCCATCAGTCCCCACTGGCGTCCGATTAAGTATTCCCTATTCCCCCCTCTAGGTTTGGCGACTTTAGCGGCTTTTTTTCCCGCTGATGCGGAAATTACGATTCAAGATGAACATGTGGAAAAGCTGGATTTGGAGGATGAGCCGGATTTGGTGGTGATTCAAGTATATATCACTTCCGCTTATCGGGCTTATGAATTGGCGGATTACTACCGCCAAAAAGGTGTTTATGTGGTGTTGGGTGGGTTGTATGTGACGGCATTACCGGAAGAAGCTGCTACCCATGCTGATACTATTTTTCTCGGATCTGGGGAAGATACTTGGCCGCAATTTTTGGCAGATTGGCAGGCAGTAAATCCGGGAAAAGTCTATGCCTCAAAGATTCGCAGTCTCATCGGTGTGCCGCCGATTCGGCGGGATTTAATCAAACGGCATCTTTATTTGGTGCCTAATTCTATTGTGGTGTCTCGTGGTTGTCCTCATCATTGTGATTTTTGTTATAAGGAATCGTTTTTTGAGGGGGGTAAGTCTTTTTATACTCAGTCCGTGGATGATGCTTTGGCGGAAATTGACCGACTTTCGGGGCGGCATTTGTTTTTCCTGGATGACCACTTGTTTGGTGATGCCCGTTTTGCGGCGGCGTTGTTTGATGGGATGATGGGGATGGGACGGGTTTGGCAGGCGGCGGGTACGGTACATTCGGTGATGCAGCCCGGTTTACTGGAAAAAGCGGTGGCTAGTGGCTTGCGGAGTTTGTTTGTGGGGTTTGAAACTCTGAATGGGGATAATTTACGCAGTCAGCATAAGTATCATAACTTAAACCGGGATTATGCTGCTGCAATTCGCCGCCTGCACGATATGGGGGTGATGATTAATGGTAGTTTTGTGTTTGGGATGGATGAGGATGACGAGACGGTGTTCGATCGCACGATCGCCTGGGCGGTAAAAAATGGCATAGAAACCGCTACTTTTCACATTATGACCCCTTATCCGGGTACGGCTTTATACCAGCGTTTAGCGGCGGCGGGGAGAATTACTAATAGTAATTGGAATTTATACGATACTCGTCACGTGGTTTATCAACCCGCAAAAATGACCGCAGCGGCTTTAGAATCAGGTTACTGGCAGGCTTATAAAGATTTTTATCGTTGGGGGTCAATTTTCCAATCGGCTTGGACTAAGGAAACTTGGGAGGGGCGGGGGCGTCATTTAATTTATGCTGGCGGTTGGAAAAAGTTTGAGCCCTTATGGGATATGATTATCCGCGCCGAACAAGTGGCTAAGGTGCGGCCCATGTTAGAATCGGTTTTACAAGGCTTTCGCCAGGAGTCTGCTAGACCAAATCCCGCATCGGCTGGGGGTCTAGAAACCGGGTTTCTTCACTAA
- a CDS encoding serine/threonine-protein kinase — MIGSQLGGRYRILNQLGEGGFGATYLAEDSHLPGNHHCLVKQLKPAAADPATLDIARRLFDTEAKVLHELGSHPQIPQLLAYFEENQQFYLVEEFIPGRELSEEMAQRGQWGEAAVISLVADLLDILAFVHGKNAIHRDVNPRNIIRRDTDGKLVLIDFGAVKQITTQMVGTPGASGFTVCIGTPGYMPCEQALGKPKFSSDVYAVGIIAIEALTGVQSLQLPKDGETEEILWRDPANVSPEFGNFLDKMVRYDFRERYVSAAEAKAALALLQQPTLATVPIMQPAINHPAKAPKKKPLQLLALLLVILGSAGGGGVYLLNAFNSASANELYDRALTLYNLNRYEEALGVYEKALAIVPEYAEVWQGKGKVLLDLQRYDEALAAYDQAIQIQPDSLDAWTGRGFALDALQRWEEALAAFDRVLTANPDTAIAWEGKGNVLLHWRLYEQAISAYDQALNLQPESATMWYNRGWALQNLQEWKQAVDSYDKSLELKFDNANTWYHRGNCLMQLNKNQEAVESYDKVVRFQPKHHPAWFSRGIAQMKMNRYEDAITSFQQATQLKSNHPESWYNLAWSLQQFRRYQQAIDAYNQVLELQPSQYLAWYNIGNSLYHLQRYQEAINAYDEAVYSQQNHAESWYSRGNALFALTRYGEAISSYETALRYQPDYGEAKSGKKRAEKKQAEIAELLRKQQQPPSPPPKTSQPSS, encoded by the coding sequence ATGATTGGTTCTCAACTCGGCGGACGTTACCGCATCCTCAACCAGTTAGGAGAAGGGGGTTTTGGCGCCACTTATTTAGCCGAAGATTCCCATCTCCCTGGCAATCACCACTGCCTGGTAAAGCAGCTCAAGCCCGCTGCTGCGGATCCCGCCACTCTGGATATCGCCAGACGCCTGTTTGATACGGAGGCGAAGGTACTGCATGAGCTGGGTTCTCACCCCCAGATTCCCCAACTACTAGCCTATTTTGAGGAAAATCAGCAGTTTTATCTGGTGGAAGAATTCATCCCCGGACGGGAGTTGAGCGAGGAAATGGCGCAACGGGGACAATGGGGGGAAGCGGCGGTAATCTCCCTAGTGGCGGATTTGCTGGATATTTTGGCGTTCGTTCACGGCAAAAATGCGATTCACCGCGATGTGAATCCTCGCAATATCATTCGCCGCGATACTGATGGCAAGTTGGTGTTAATTGATTTTGGCGCGGTGAAACAAATCACAACGCAAATGGTGGGGACTCCGGGAGCTAGTGGGTTTACGGTTTGTATTGGCACTCCGGGTTATATGCCTTGCGAGCAGGCTTTGGGGAAACCGAAGTTTAGCAGTGATGTTTATGCGGTGGGAATAATTGCCATTGAGGCTCTCACTGGGGTGCAGTCTCTGCAGTTGCCGAAAGATGGGGAAACTGAGGAGATTCTCTGGCGGGATCCGGCGAATGTCAGCCCGGAATTTGGCAATTTTTTGGATAAAATGGTGCGTTATGATTTCCGGGAGCGCTATGTTTCGGCTGCGGAGGCGAAAGCGGCTTTAGCTCTGTTGCAACAGCCAACTTTAGCCACGGTTCCCATTATGCAGCCTGCGATTAATCACCCAGCTAAAGCCCCAAAGAAAAAGCCGCTGCAACTTTTGGCTTTGCTTTTGGTTATCCTGGGAAGTGCTGGCGGTGGTGGGGTTTATTTGTTGAATGCGTTTAATTCTGCCAGTGCTAATGAGTTGTACGATCGCGCCCTGACCCTGTACAATTTAAACCGCTATGAAGAAGCCCTGGGAGTTTATGAAAAGGCTCTTGCTATTGTACCAGAATATGCGGAAGTTTGGCAAGGGAAAGGGAAAGTTTTATTGGATTTGCAGCGGTATGATGAGGCTTTGGCAGCATACGATCAGGCAATTCAAATTCAGCCAGACTCCCTAGATGCTTGGACCGGTCGAGGTTTCGCCTTAGATGCACTGCAACGCTGGGAGGAAGCATTAGCAGCTTTTGACCGCGTTTTAACCGCCAACCCAGACACCGCGATCGCTTGGGAAGGAAAAGGCAACGTCCTCCTACATTGGCGACTTTATGAACAAGCCATATCCGCCTATGACCAAGCCCTAAATCTCCAACCAGAATCCGCCACCATGTGGTATAATCGCGGTTGGGCATTGCAAAATCTGCAAGAGTGGAAACAAGCCGTTGACTCTTACGATAAATCCCTAGAACTCAAATTCGATAACGCCAACACCTGGTATCATCGCGGCAACTGCCTGATGCAGCTCAATAAAAACCAAGAAGCCGTAGAATCCTACGATAAAGTCGTGCGGTTTCAGCCCAAACATCACCCCGCCTGGTTCAGTCGCGGTATTGCCCAGATGAAAATGAACCGCTATGAAGACGCCATTACCTCTTTTCAGCAAGCCACCCAATTAAAATCCAATCACCCAGAATCATGGTATAACTTAGCCTGGTCACTGCAGCAGTTCCGCCGCTACCAGCAAGCCATAGACGCCTACAATCAAGTCCTAGAATTGCAGCCGTCCCAGTACCTCGCCTGGTACAATATCGGCAACAGTCTTTATCATCTCCAGCGGTATCAAGAAGCCATTAACGCTTATGATGAGGCAGTTTACTCCCAACAAAACCATGCCGAGTCCTGGTACAGTCGCGGTAACGCCTTATTTGCCTTAACCAGATATGGCGAGGCAATTTCCTCCTATGAAACCGCCCTCCGCTACCAGCCAGACTACGGCGAAGCGAAATCGGGCAAAAAACGGGCTGAGAAAAAACAAGCCGAAATTGCAGAATTACTCAGAAAACAGCAGCAACCGCCCTCCCCGCCGCCAAAAACTTCTCAGCCAAGTTCGTAG
- a CDS encoding GUN4 domain-containing protein has translation MQGQLLSGRYQVIAPLGRGGFGQTYLAADRQQAGHPQCVLKQLQPVSQGAEALERARRLFEREADVLYKLGNHPQIPTLYTHFEDNGNFYLVQEFIDGHCLSKEFSHRYCTEEIKVFDWLKNILPVLGYIHRQNVIHRDIKPANLIRRNSDNSIVLIDFGAVKEITTQIINKDSYTTLTIAIGSPGYIANEQMAGKPRFCSDIYSLGILCIQALTGLHPQQLPEDPRTSEIMWRDKADVSPGLADVLDKMVRYDFRQRYQSAVEVWQALQNVCRDVNRRPSLAKRLPDEKTTNVSVVALPPTPGGEKYRRLEQLLAARQWREADRETNQLILHMASRQHKGYLRSEDINKFPAAELCNINNLWVAYSQGRFGFSVQHRLWQNLGGNRTAQQQLFCDFGEAVGWRENHRWKPYGELDFSLNAPPGHLPACFAHDELKFGCAGTVWFVGFLLERWYQGQLTSPIVPPPLAPIAGQIPTITSDLPTATLTEVTATSTLAETMVKPTAARPTATTRLDVGKVKTGVKSADRLQIIKADITQLAVDAIVISTTPSLFGGVLCRVVHRQAGPELMREVQQIKPGCQPGEAVIAKGYNLPFRWVIHAIISSWFREKESSGETLASCYRNCFALTRPYGINTIAFASLGTGGFGFPLHLAARIAATEIKQFLDKNQSLEKVIQVCFTDDAYDAYLAAALEIIFGC, from the coding sequence ATGCAGGGACAACTACTGAGTGGGCGTTATCAGGTTATCGCCCCTTTGGGACGGGGGGGGTTTGGCCAAACCTATTTAGCGGCTGACCGACAGCAGGCGGGGCACCCCCAATGCGTACTGAAACAATTGCAGCCTGTTTCTCAAGGTGCCGAGGCTTTGGAGAGGGCCAGACGGTTGTTTGAGCGAGAAGCGGATGTGCTTTACAAGTTGGGGAATCACCCCCAAATTCCTACGCTTTATACTCATTTTGAAGATAATGGGAATTTCTATTTGGTGCAGGAGTTTATCGATGGGCACTGTTTGAGTAAAGAGTTTTCTCATCGATACTGTACGGAAGAAATTAAGGTGTTTGATTGGCTGAAAAATATTTTGCCGGTTTTAGGTTATATTCATCGACAAAATGTTATTCATCGAGATATTAAACCGGCTAACTTAATTAGAAGGAATTCTGATAATAGCATTGTGTTGATTGATTTTGGTGCGGTTAAAGAGATAACTACCCAGATTATCAATAAAGACAGTTATACTACTTTGACGATCGCGATTGGTTCTCCGGGTTATATCGCTAATGAGCAAATGGCGGGGAAACCTCGGTTTTGTAGTGATATCTATTCTTTGGGGATACTTTGCATTCAGGCTCTGACGGGTTTGCATCCGCAGCAATTGCCGGAAGACCCTAGAACTAGCGAAATTATGTGGCGGGATAAGGCGGATGTGAGTCCGGGTTTGGCGGATGTGTTGGATAAAATGGTGCGCTATGATTTCCGGCAGCGGTATCAGTCGGCGGTGGAGGTGTGGCAGGCGTTGCAAAATGTCTGCCGGGATGTGAATCGACGGCCATCATTGGCGAAAAGGCTACCGGATGAGAAAACTACTAATGTGTCTGTGGTGGCTTTGCCACCGACTCCGGGAGGGGAGAAGTATCGGCGGCTGGAGCAATTGCTGGCGGCTAGACAATGGCGGGAGGCCGATCGGGAAACGAATCAACTGATTTTGCATATGGCGTCCCGCCAGCATAAAGGTTATTTGCGCTCTGAGGATATTAATAAATTTCCGGCGGCGGAACTCTGCAATATTAATAATTTATGGGTGGCTTATAGTCAGGGGCGTTTTGGCTTTAGTGTGCAACACCGTCTCTGGCAGAATTTGGGGGGGAATAGAACGGCTCAGCAGCAATTATTTTGTGATTTTGGGGAGGCGGTGGGGTGGCGGGAAAATCATCGCTGGAAACCATATGGGGAACTTGATTTTAGCCTGAATGCGCCTCCGGGTCATTTACCAGCTTGCTTTGCCCATGATGAGTTAAAATTTGGCTGCGCGGGTACGGTGTGGTTTGTGGGTTTTCTGTTAGAGCGTTGGTATCAGGGCCAGCTCACTTCGCCGATCGTCCCGCCGCCATTGGCTCCTATTGCGGGTCAAATTCCCACCATCACATCAGATTTGCCTACGGCGACTCTAACGGAGGTGACGGCTACTTCTACATTAGCAGAAACGATGGTGAAACCTACAGCCGCTCGACCAACGGCGACGACTCGGCTGGATGTTGGCAAGGTCAAAACTGGTGTTAAGAGCGCCGATCGTCTGCAAATTATCAAAGCTGATATTACCCAACTGGCGGTAGATGCGATCGTCATTTCTACCACCCCCTCCCTCTTCGGTGGGGTTTTATGTCGCGTGGTTCACCGCCAAGCCGGTCCAGAACTGATGCGAGAGGTGCAGCAAATCAAACCTGGTTGTCAACCGGGGGAAGCTGTCATCGCCAAAGGCTATAATCTCCCCTTTCGCTGGGTAATTCACGCCATTATCTCTAGTTGGTTCCGAGAAAAGGAATCATCTGGGGAAACCTTAGCTAGCTGTTATCGCAATTGCTTTGCTTTAACCCGGCCCTATGGTATTAATACCATTGCTTTTGCCAGTCTGGGCACTGGCGGCTTTGGTTTTCCCCTCCATCTGGCCGCTCGCATCGCCGCCACCGAAATTAAGCAATTTCTGGACAAAAATCAATCCCTAGAAAAGGTCATCCAAGTATGCTTCACTGATGATGCCTATGATGCCTACCTCGCCGCCGCATTAGAAATCATCTTTGGTTGCTGA
- a CDS encoding DUF4336 domain-containing protein: protein MKDEIWTFDQIQGIFYVVVPIRMTVVKLSAGGLLVYAPVAPTRECVALMRELEAAHGEVKYIILPTVSGIEHKVFVGPFARRFPKATVFVAPSQWSFPLNLPLSWLGFPSGRTRVLPQDNSQVPFGDEFDWALLGPVDLGLGPFAEVAFCHRRSGSLLLTDTIVSVPKDPPEIVQLDPYPLLFHARDDAATPITDSETNRRKGWQRLCLFTFYFQPSVLDVVNWGETFRNAWKAADRSPKAYFGLFPFQWWYNWQQSFDALSDPHLLVAPILQTLILNRAPKATLDWADQVASWNFQRIIPCHFDAPIAAEPRQFRQAFGFLEKSGTSHSLPEADLAFMKRLDTLLNRWCITPPAQEKI, encoded by the coding sequence GTGAAAGATGAGATTTGGACTTTTGACCAAATACAGGGCATTTTTTATGTGGTAGTACCCATCAGGATGACGGTGGTTAAACTGTCGGCTGGGGGACTGCTGGTTTATGCACCGGTGGCGCCTACGAGGGAATGTGTGGCGTTAATGCGGGAGTTGGAGGCGGCTCACGGCGAGGTGAAATACATTATCCTCCCCACGGTTTCTGGTATCGAGCATAAGGTGTTTGTTGGTCCGTTTGCGCGCCGGTTTCCCAAAGCGACGGTGTTTGTGGCTCCGTCTCAATGGAGTTTTCCCCTGAATTTGCCTTTGAGTTGGTTGGGTTTTCCTTCGGGGAGAACGCGGGTACTTCCACAGGATAATAGCCAAGTGCCTTTTGGGGATGAGTTTGACTGGGCTTTGCTCGGTCCGGTGGATTTGGGTTTGGGTCCGTTTGCGGAGGTGGCGTTTTGCCACAGACGATCGGGCAGTCTCCTGCTCACCGATACCATTGTTTCCGTTCCCAAAGACCCCCCGGAAATCGTCCAACTCGACCCCTATCCCCTCCTTTTCCACGCTCGCGATGACGCGGCGACGCCAATAACTGACTCGGAAACCAACCGCCGCAAAGGATGGCAGCGTCTTTGTCTATTTACGTTTTACTTCCAACCCAGCGTCCTGGATGTGGTGAACTGGGGAGAGACTTTCCGCAATGCTTGGAAAGCAGCAGACCGATCGCCCAAAGCCTATTTCGGTTTATTTCCTTTCCAGTGGTGGTATAACTGGCAACAGTCTTTTGATGCTTTGAGCGACCCGCATCTATTAGTAGCCCCCATTCTGCAAACTCTCATTCTCAACCGCGCTCCCAAAGCTACCCTTGACTGGGCGGATCAGGTCGCCAGTTGGAATTTTCAGCGGATTATTCCCTGCCATTTTGACGCCCCGATCGCTGCCGAACCGCGCCAGTTTCGGCAGGCTTTTGGCTTTTTGGAAAAATCCGGGACATCTCACAGCTTGCCCGAGGCAGATTTGGCATTTATGAAGCGTCTGGATACCTTACTCAACCGCTGGTGCATCACGCCGCCTGCGCAAGAAAAAATTTGA
- a CDS encoding Mut7-C RNAse domain-containing protein, with the protein MNQNQAEFRFHAELNDFLPPTSRHQTIIYQFKDNPAIKDSIESLGIPHPEVDVILVNDKSVDFSYLVQHGDNCQIFPISQSPQPPLPLRPSPPNRFILDLHLGKLAGYLRMLGFDTLYRNDYHDEELARVSSSENRILLTRDIGLLKRGIVTHGYWVRATDPEQQIAEILRRFNLFDAVEPFRHCLHCNGTLTRVDKETIGHLLPPKTLEYYEEFHRCVSCGKIYWKGSHYQKMQDFINQILGRQ; encoded by the coding sequence ATGAACCAAAATCAAGCCGAATTTCGCTTTCACGCCGAACTGAACGACTTTTTACCCCCTACCAGTCGCCATCAGACTATTATCTACCAGTTTAAAGATAATCCGGCTATCAAAGATAGTATTGAATCTCTGGGCATTCCTCACCCGGAAGTAGATGTTATCCTGGTTAATGATAAATCGGTGGATTTTTCTTACCTGGTGCAACATGGGGATAATTGCCAGATTTTTCCTATTTCCCAATCTCCTCAACCGCCGCTCCCCCTGCGTCCCTCACCGCCAAACCGGTTTATTTTAGACCTCCATTTGGGCAAGCTGGCGGGGTATTTGCGGATGTTGGGTTTTGACACCCTGTATCGGAATGATTATCACGATGAAGAATTGGCAAGGGTGTCTAGCAGTGAAAACCGGATTTTGTTAACCCGTGATATTGGTTTGTTGAAACGGGGAATTGTGACTCATGGTTACTGGGTGAGGGCCACTGACCCGGAACAGCAAATCGCTGAAATCCTCCGCCGATTTAATTTGTTTGATGCGGTCGAGCCTTTTCGCCATTGTTTGCATTGTAATGGGACTTTAACGCGGGTGGATAAAGAGACGATCGGCCATCTGCTCCCGCCGAAAACTCTGGAGTATTACGAGGAATTCCACCGCTGTGTTTCCTGTGGTAAAATCTACTGGAAAGGTTCCCATTATCAGAAAATGCAGGATTTTATTAATCAGATATTGGGGAGGCAATAG
- a CDS encoding CHASE2 domain-containing protein produces MWKRLKRLMGEWGGVLLVAPGVALLVGGMQWAGFWQLWELQLLDTWYELRPLQGKDYRTVIVGVDEEDIRTLGQWPASDATMAELLTKISAQKPRAIGLDIYRDLKVEPGHEELVKVFKNTPNLIGIKTVGEAERGFQVNPPPVLAELGQVAANDLVLDPDSKVRRGLLFLETRDGEVVESLALRLALMYLEAEKVMPQNSEEHPEYLQLGKTTFFRLGENFGGYVRTYAGGYQIPINFLGPSCKDVQRCPFVMVSVRDVLSGRIPGDLMRDRVVLIGAVAPSLPDVFLTPYDGGFFGAPDRTPGVEIHAHLTSQIISAALEGDSLMQVWDDRWEWLWIFAWSTVGAALGWFCPSAQQTALGTLLAVGVCGGSAYGVFLQGLWIPAVPSLVALVASSVTVTGYQVQRERRERDALMNLFGRHVTPKIAAAIWRDREQLLEAGEITPLEVTATVLFSDLQGFSTIAETLEPKILISWLNEYFKAMAQLVLDHDGVIDKYIGDAVMAVFGVPIPATTEAEIARDAISAVNCAISMANQLRNLNRDWETRGLPTVAMRIGIATGKLVAGTLGSEQRSDYTIIGDTVNIASRLESYDKTFTGGICRILISEATYKYIPHQFTSNCIGSVVLKGRQQPTKIYQILVN; encoded by the coding sequence ATGTGGAAGCGCCTAAAACGACTGATGGGGGAGTGGGGTGGGGTGTTGCTGGTGGCTCCCGGGGTGGCGTTGTTGGTGGGGGGAATGCAGTGGGCGGGGTTTTGGCAGCTCTGGGAGTTGCAACTGCTGGATACTTGGTATGAGCTGCGTCCTCTGCAGGGGAAAGATTACCGCACAGTGATTGTGGGTGTTGATGAGGAGGATATCAGAACTCTGGGACAGTGGCCAGCTTCTGATGCGACGATGGCGGAGCTACTGACGAAAATCAGTGCCCAAAAACCTCGGGCGATCGGCTTGGATATTTACCGGGATTTAAAGGTAGAACCGGGCCATGAGGAGCTGGTGAAGGTTTTTAAAAACACACCCAATTTGATTGGTATTAAAACTGTAGGGGAGGCGGAGCGGGGATTTCAGGTAAATCCGCCGCCGGTTTTAGCTGAGTTGGGCCAGGTGGCGGCGAATGATTTGGTGCTGGACCCGGATAGTAAGGTGCGGCGGGGGTTGCTGTTTTTGGAGACGCGGGATGGGGAGGTGGTGGAGTCGTTGGCTCTGCGGTTGGCGTTGATGTATTTGGAGGCGGAAAAGGTAATGCCCCAAAATTCCGAGGAGCATCCGGAATATTTGCAGTTGGGCAAGACTACTTTTTTCCGTCTGGGAGAGAACTTTGGCGGTTATGTGCGCACTTATGCGGGGGGTTATCAAATTCCAATTAACTTCCTCGGTCCGTCTTGTAAAGATGTTCAACGGTGCCCATTTGTGATGGTTTCGGTGCGGGATGTGCTTTCTGGGCGAATTCCTGGGGATTTGATGCGCGATCGAGTGGTATTAATTGGCGCCGTGGCTCCCAGTTTGCCCGATGTGTTCCTCACACCTTATGATGGGGGGTTTTTTGGCGCCCCCGATCGCACCCCAGGGGTAGAAATTCACGCCCATTTAACCAGTCAAATTATCTCCGCCGCTCTAGAAGGTGATTCCTTGATGCAGGTTTGGGACGATCGCTGGGAGTGGTTATGGATTTTCGCCTGGTCCACGGTGGGGGCAGCGTTGGGGTGGTTTTGTCCCTCAGCGCAGCAAACCGCTTTGGGGACTTTGCTCGCCGTGGGGGTTTGTGGCGGTAGTGCTTATGGGGTTTTTTTGCAGGGTTTGTGGATTCCAGCGGTCCCGTCGCTGGTGGCGTTGGTGGCGTCATCGGTGACGGTGACGGGGTATCAGGTACAGCGGGAACGCCGGGAACGAGATGCACTGATGAATTTGTTTGGGCGTCATGTGACGCCGAAAATTGCCGCTGCCATTTGGCGCGATCGCGAGCAACTGCTGGAGGCGGGGGAAATTACACCGTTGGAAGTGACGGCGACGGTGCTATTTTCTGATTTGCAGGGATTTAGTACGATCGCCGAAACCCTAGAACCCAAAATATTAATCAGTTGGTTGAACGAATATTTTAAAGCAATGGCGCAGTTAGTATTAGACCATGATGGCGTCATCGATAAATATATTGGCGATGCAGTAATGGCAGTATTTGGCGTCCCCATCCCCGCCACCACCGAAGCCGAAATCGCCCGCGATGCAATTTCAGCGGTAAACTGTGCCATCTCAATGGCGAACCAGCTCAGAAATCTGAACCGAGATTGGGAAACCAGAGGACTTCCCACCGTTGCCATGCGCATTGGTATTGCCACCGGTAAATTAGTAGCCGGTACTTTAGGCAGCGAGCAACGTTCCGACTACACCATTATCGGCGATACTGTTAACATAGCATCCCGCCTAGAAAGCTACGATAAAACCTTTACTGGTGGCATTTGCCGCATTTTAATCAGCGAAGCTACTTATAAATATATACCTCATCAATTTACCAGTAATTGTATCGGCAGCGTTGTTTTAAAAGGGCGCCAACAACCAACTAAAATATATCAGATTTTAGTAAATTAA